GAACTCTTTAATTTCATaaacatacaaaataatttagtaTATACTGGAGTCGGAAAAATCTTATCTTACAGTGGTTATATCGTATTTGACATCTGTGTATTTGTCAGTCGCTGGGTTCCACTCTTGTGTATCCATGCCATTCACAATCCCAGTTATGCAAGTCTTACGAAGGACACTGTCCAATTCAACTCCCTTGTCAACAGCAGAGACAAGTTCTTGGGCATAGTATGGGCTCACTGTAACCACCCTATGTGATTCTAATATCCCAGCCTTCATCCAGTTGATTTTCCTACCCTTAACAGGCTTCTCATATctgcaaaattttaaaaactcaaTTTACTAGCATCAAAAGAGCTTCAAAAGTTGGAGGTCTGATTTCAAGCATTAAATACATACCCATCAATGAAATCAAAAGAACCCCTGAATTCATCAGGAAGATTGAGAAGAGGGAAGTCAGAGAAAGAAAATCGGCCTTGGTAGGCAATGTTATGGATGCAGAAAGCAACCTGGAGGCAATGTGAAGTTTATCATATATTAATACAACCTTACTGATTTGCAGGGTAACGTGCAATCGAGTGAATACAAAGAAATTTTACCTTGGCATTCAAGTAGATTCCTCTGGACTGGTACATTGACTTCAAGTAGCAAGGAATGAGAGCTGTGTGCCAATCATTGGCAATGAAGAGAACATCCTCTCCTGCAGGAATAGGCAAAATAAAGATGATTACCTACAATGATATAGTAAGGAGTTTTCTGAAACTAGGATGTGTTAATTACCATATGGTCCTGAGAAGTAGTTGCTACTGTTCAAATTCAAAACTTTAGGTGCCTCTAGGGCTGCCTGAGAAAACAAGGTTAAAAAAACGATTAAAGACAAAAGAGTAAAATGCCACATAAAAATCAAGAGTAACTAACTTACTTGACACAACAAGCTGAACCTAAGTTCATTGTCCAGATAATCTAGTCCAGCTTTGGGGCCATAGATTTTTGAACCAGTTTTGCCCCAAACCTTAAAAGAGTAAAAGCACCAGTAGAGTTAAAAGATATTCAAAATGACCTGTTCTGCGTATCCCTCAGGACggattcataatcataatatgcTTACTTTCTCCAAGAACATTGGGTGGTCAACAAAAACACGATCAACCCCACGTTTATAGCAGTGAAAGAAACGAACAATTTCAATGCTGTCTCCAACTTTGACCTGCAGATGATCACATTCTTGAATCAGGAAATGTAAGAGAACAATATTGTACCGTATCAATATAGGAAGATGTACCTCAACCGCAACGCCAGTATCCCAAGCATCTTTGTATTGGTCATAACGGGGGGATATTGTCATTACCCGATGTCCGCGGGCCTAAATGATAAAAAGACTGATGCAGTAGAAACTAACTAAACAAAATAAGTAATGAATGAGTAGGTAACCAAATGAAAGAAAGACTTACTGCAAGGGCTGGTGGTAGTCCACCAAGAACATCACCTAGTCCACCAGTTTTGCTCCAAGGACCAACCTCAGTACCCACAAAGATCAAGTTCATTCCCTTTCCACAAACAATGGTAGCTGAGCATCCAGGTCTCTTGGTCTCAGT
This genomic stretch from Solanum stenotomum isolate F172 chromosome 10, ASM1918654v1, whole genome shotgun sequence harbors:
- the LOC125841269 gene encoding granule-bound starch synthase 1, chloroplastic/amyloplastic, whose product is MASITASHHFVSRSQTSLDTKSTLSQIGLRNHTLTHNGLRAVNKLDGLQSTTNTKVTPKMASRTETKRPGCSATIVCGKGMNLIFVGTEVGPWSKTGGLGDVLGGLPPALAARGHRVMTISPRYDQYKDAWDTGVAVEVKVGDSIEIVRFFHCYKRGVDRVFVDHPMFLEKVWGKTGSKIYGPKAGLDYLDNELRFSLLCQAALEAPKVLNLNSSNYFSGPYGEDVLFIANDWHTALIPCYLKSMYQSRGIYLNAKVAFCIHNIAYQGRFSFSDFPLLNLPDEFRGSFDFIDGYEKPVKGRKINWMKAGILESHRVVTVSPYYAQELVSAVDKGVELDSVLRKTCITGIVNGMDTQEWNPATDKYTDVKYDITTVMDAKPLLKEALQAAVGLPVDKKIPLIGFIGRLEEQKGSDILVAAIHKFIGLDVQIVVLGTGKKEFEQEIEQLEVLYPNKAKGVAKFNVPLAHMITAGADFMLVPSRFEPCGLIQLHAMRYGTVPICASTGGLVDTVKEGYTGFHMGAFNVECDVVDPADVLKIVTTVARALAVYGTLAFAEMIKNCMSEELSWKEPAKKWETLLLGLGASGSEPGVEGEEIAPLAKENVATP